In Nicotiana tabacum cultivar K326 chromosome 19, ASM71507v2, whole genome shotgun sequence, one DNA window encodes the following:
- the LOC107822702 gene encoding large ribosomal subunit protein P1-like, with the protein MSIGEIACTYACLILNDEDIPITAEKISSIVKAANVTVEPYWPLLFAKLSEKRNLSDLIMNVGAGGGGAAVAVAAPTGGAAAGGGAAAAPAAEEKKEEPKEESDDDMGFSLFD; encoded by the exons ATGTCGATCGGAGAAATCGCTTGTACCTACGCATGTTTGATCCTCAACGATGAGGACATTCCTATCACT GCAGAGAAGATTTCTAGTATTGTAAAAGCAGCAAATGTCACCGTGGAGCCTTACTGGCCGCTCTTGTTCGCCAAGCTTTCTGAGAAGAGAAATCTCTCAGATCTCATCATGAATGTTGGTGCCGGCGGCGGTGGTGCTGCCGTAGCCGTAGCTGCCCCCACTGGTGGTGCCGCCGCTGGTGGTGGTGCTGCAGCTGCTCCTGCCGCTGAGGAAAAGAAG GAGGAGCCAAAGGAAGAAAGTGATGATGATATGGGATTCAGTTTGTTCGATTAG